A part of Paenibacillus sp. sptzw28 genomic DNA contains:
- a CDS encoding glycosyltransferase family 2 protein — protein sequence MSSFLNVMSIVFEFVTAIIFVYLMIVCLFYLLMFITAYNRLKRERGLHNIEPYRQVKTSSFTPPISIIVPAYNEEAGIIGTVLSLVTGSGRLDYPEYEVIIVNDGSQDGTLQTVIDRFKLVPATNRVIQKRNGIQTKPVRGIYYSEIYPQLLLVDKENGGKSDALNVGINLAKYPYFASIDGDTILEPDSFLKIMKPIVENSEQEILAAGGNVLIANGSTIVRGQMQELKLSRNPLLIMQTIEYMRAFLLGRVGLSRDNLLLIISGAFGVFKTARVIQAGGYKADTVGEDMELVVRLHRLNIENKWGAKIQFVADPVCYTEAPDSFKYLKNQRIRWQRGLFESLWAHRGMIFNPKYKGIGIIAMPYFVFVELLGPLVEFIGYVVMTTGLASGTIYLPDTLPLILLMVIYGSFLSMGAVLLEEWRLGKHQKISELNKLFLYALSEVFWFRPILTVWRFYAVITVITGKKRGWGAMKRRGVST from the coding sequence ATGAGTAGTTTCTTGAACGTAATGTCTATTGTATTTGAATTCGTTACGGCAATCATTTTTGTTTATTTGATGATCGTATGTCTGTTCTACCTCTTGATGTTCATCACAGCCTATAACCGGCTAAAGAGAGAACGCGGTTTGCACAATATAGAACCTTACCGGCAGGTCAAAACTTCTTCGTTTACACCTCCTATCTCTATAATAGTCCCCGCTTATAACGAAGAGGCGGGTATTATTGGTACGGTATTGTCGCTGGTTACAGGCAGCGGCAGGTTAGATTACCCGGAATATGAAGTTATCATTGTTAATGACGGATCCCAAGACGGGACCCTTCAAACAGTAATCGACCGGTTCAAGCTTGTTCCGGCAACAAACAGGGTGATTCAAAAACGGAATGGTATCCAAACCAAGCCGGTAAGAGGGATATATTATTCGGAAATTTATCCCCAACTTCTATTAGTCGATAAGGAGAACGGCGGGAAGTCGGATGCGCTGAATGTGGGCATCAACCTTGCTAAATACCCTTACTTTGCCTCCATTGACGGGGATACCATTCTCGAGCCCGACTCCTTTCTGAAGATCATGAAGCCGATCGTAGAGAACAGTGAGCAGGAAATACTCGCTGCCGGCGGTAATGTACTCATTGCCAATGGCAGCACAATTGTAAGAGGGCAAATGCAGGAGTTGAAGCTCTCAAGGAATCCCCTGCTTATCATGCAAACCATTGAGTATATGCGCGCATTCCTGCTGGGAAGAGTTGGACTTAGCAGGGATAACCTGTTACTTATTATATCGGGAGCGTTCGGTGTGTTCAAAACGGCCAGGGTCATTCAAGCCGGCGGCTACAAGGCGGATACGGTCGGGGAAGATATGGAGCTTGTCGTACGTCTGCACCGCCTCAATATCGAGAACAAATGGGGCGCGAAGATCCAATTTGTAGCCGATCCTGTATGTTATACCGAGGCTCCGGACAGCTTCAAGTATTTAAAAAATCAAAGAATTCGATGGCAGCGGGGTTTATTCGAGAGCTTATGGGCCCACAGAGGGATGATTTTCAATCCGAAATATAAAGGAATCGGGATTATTGCAATGCCTTATTTTGTATTTGTGGAATTGCTCGGTCCGCTCGTTGAATTTATCGGTTACGTAGTCATGACCACCGGACTCGCATCAGGTACGATTTATTTACCGGACACATTACCGCTCATTCTGCTAATGGTAATCTATGGTTCATTTTTATCGATGGGGGCCGTTTTATTGGAAGAATGGCGGCTCGGGAAGCATCAAAAAATAAGTGAATTAAATAAATTATTCTTATACGCTTTATCGGAAGTCTTCTGGTTCCGTCCGATCCTAACAGTTTGGCGGTTTTACGCGGTAATTACAGTTATTACGGGTAAGAAGCGCGGCTGGGGAGCAATGAAACGCCGAGGGGTTTCGACATAG
- a CDS encoding HEAT repeat domain-containing protein, whose amino-acid sequence MITIDPNLALLLTFFMFFVLLIMYLYLVLRKYRGNRFGQKKKAWLRLHMPAIESYIINGQGAEKFAPQAEFHFQAIEDFFSDYLSSYKADTVNNPVKLFVEQYMVPRYRKRLTDPLWSVRVNTLYFIDLFKLKSMQDDLLILLGRKKCSAEERFQIYLLLAHFDYTNLQDLLKSSNDMPPFLLNELLNRLVNHDNLDSYVDLFHELPQNWQLGLLDVFRDQNLRSEKLHNLLESLLEGPNRELKVRALKTISVLGYITSPFVITRMIENSLSKGEWKDSMAAGERLMAAQLMGQIRVDGFIPYLETLITDRNYNVRTNAAKSIRKYRRGRELLLSIANTHEDAFAKNIAREWLDRSTEYE is encoded by the coding sequence ATGATCACGATCGATCCCAATTTAGCATTGTTGTTAACCTTCTTCATGTTCTTCGTGCTGCTTATCATGTATTTGTACTTAGTCCTGCGCAAATACAGGGGCAACAGATTCGGGCAGAAGAAGAAAGCCTGGTTAAGACTCCATATGCCGGCAATAGAAAGTTATATTATAAACGGCCAAGGCGCTGAGAAATTTGCTCCGCAAGCTGAATTTCATTTTCAGGCGATAGAAGATTTTTTCAGCGATTATCTCAGCAGCTACAAAGCCGATACGGTCAATAACCCGGTGAAATTGTTCGTCGAACAATATATGGTTCCAAGATACCGCAAGAGGCTCACGGACCCCTTATGGAGTGTTCGCGTTAATACCTTGTATTTCATCGATTTATTCAAGCTGAAGAGCATGCAGGATGACCTGTTAATTCTTCTTGGAAGAAAGAAATGCTCTGCGGAAGAGAGATTTCAAATCTACCTGCTCTTGGCTCACTTTGATTATACGAACCTTCAGGATCTGTTGAAGTCTTCCAACGATATGCCTCCATTTCTCCTGAACGAGCTGCTTAACCGCCTGGTCAACCATGATAATCTGGATAGCTACGTCGACTTATTCCATGAACTTCCTCAAAATTGGCAGTTGGGGCTGCTGGATGTATTTCGCGACCAAAACCTGAGATCCGAAAAACTGCACAACTTATTGGAATCACTATTGGAAGGCCCAAACAGAGAGTTAAAGGTAAGGGCGCTTAAGACAATCTCCGTCCTGGGATATATTACTTCACCCTTCGTGATTACCCGAATGATTGAGAACAGCTTAAGTAAAGGTGAGTGGAAGGACAGCATGGCAGCTGGCGAGCGGTTGATGGCAGCTCAATTAATGGGACAAATTCGAGTGGATGGTTTTATTCCCTATCTCGAGACACTGATTACGGACCGAAATTACAATGTTAGAACAAATGCGGCGAAATCGATTCGAAAATATAGACGGGGCAGGGAATTGCTGCTCTCAATCGCTAATACGCATGAAGATGCTTTTGCGAAGAATATTGCTAGAGAATGGCTCGACAGGAGTACGGAATATGAGTAG
- a CDS encoding response regulator translates to MNEYRVNSFERHNLIESDNQLVLLLHSQIDAATKDAIGSQIQMVEAGSSAAGTALCYELNPDCVIIHTSLISKEGTDAFQEIIDLCDNNYIPVIVVTPSIEIEFYKKYAFAQIIMESPINSLTMTRELQILLAKRKRIMSQLLIDQMTGVKNQVFLEQEIEDLLNDMKRSHESFALVYIELDGMHRVRQSHGYKTSHEMMKGLAHFFKQSLRPADSVARYQQGFVLVLPKTYRDDALKMLGRLMTKFKQIKFDTPEGETTATFSAKVVDFIDSSQTARQCLSLVPFLPEEKSEDGKELLIDGGEQETGNALRKLKVGIIDDDRIIRELLRMQLSDIGEEEFEVEVRSFADGEEFFNDPWHRQNERFLLIIDRIMPKMDGLEILQKIRTQYDRRRYLCIMLTSRDSESEIALAIQKGANDYLIKPFSLKELRARINRLFRGSR, encoded by the coding sequence TTGAACGAATATAGAGTTAATAGTTTTGAGCGGCATAATCTGATTGAATCCGACAACCAGTTGGTTCTGCTGCTTCATAGTCAGATTGATGCTGCCACTAAAGATGCGATCGGAAGTCAAATTCAAATGGTGGAAGCAGGGAGTTCAGCCGCGGGTACGGCATTGTGTTACGAGCTGAATCCGGATTGTGTCATTATTCATACCTCTCTGATTAGCAAAGAGGGCACAGATGCATTTCAAGAAATCATTGATCTGTGTGACAATAATTACATTCCTGTTATTGTAGTCACGCCTTCTATTGAAATTGAATTTTATAAGAAATACGCATTCGCCCAGATTATCATGGAAAGTCCGATTAACTCATTGACTATGACAAGGGAATTGCAGATTCTGTTGGCCAAGCGGAAGAGGATCATGAGCCAGCTCCTGATTGATCAGATGACGGGCGTGAAGAACCAGGTCTTCCTGGAGCAGGAAATAGAGGATCTGCTCAATGACATGAAACGGTCGCACGAATCGTTTGCACTCGTTTACATTGAATTAGACGGAATGCACAGGGTACGTCAATCACATGGATATAAAACGTCACATGAAATGATGAAGGGTTTGGCGCATTTTTTCAAGCAAAGTCTCCGTCCGGCAGATTCGGTTGCCCGATACCAACAGGGCTTTGTTCTTGTGCTCCCAAAAACGTACAGGGATGATGCTCTCAAAATGTTAGGCCGGCTGATGACCAAGTTTAAGCAAATTAAATTTGACACACCGGAAGGCGAGACAACAGCGACATTCTCAGCCAAAGTGGTCGATTTTATTGATTCCAGCCAAACGGCCCGCCAATGCTTATCCCTGGTGCCGTTCTTGCCGGAAGAAAAGAGCGAAGACGGGAAAGAGCTCCTGATCGACGGGGGAGAACAAGAAACAGGCAATGCATTAAGAAAGCTGAAGGTCGGAATTATTGATGATGACCGGATTATCCGAGAGCTTCTGAGAATGCAGCTGAGCGATATCGGCGAGGAAGAATTTGAGGTTGAAGTGAGAAGCTTTGCAGACGGCGAAGAGTTCTTTAATGATCCCTGGCATAGACAGAATGAACGATTCCTGCTCATAATTGACAGAATAATGCCTAAGATGGACGGCCTCGAGATCCTTCAAAAAATTCGTACGCAGTATGACCGCAGAAGATATTTGTGCATCATGCTCACAAGCAGGGATTCGGAATCCGAAATCGCACTTGCTATCCAAAAAGGTGCTAATGATTATCTTATAAAGCCGTTCAGCCTCAAGGAGCTCCGCGCACGTATAAACCGTTTATTCAGAGGTTCACGATGA